A portion of the Streptomyces platensis genome contains these proteins:
- a CDS encoding ATP-binding protein, which produces MSDVIGGPEGSGVESVYIGAMTLYPVPESVARARRWFRKFTDPHELACSVDECVLMISELVTNAVLYGEAEDSWRVRVEWWRVGEALRVDVHNPGFPAKVRMREAAADEAHGRGLHLVDALADCWSAGPSRYGGTMVSFSVDGAWKS; this is translated from the coding sequence ATGAGCGACGTCATCGGAGGCCCTGAGGGGTCGGGGGTTGAGTCCGTGTACATCGGCGCCATGACCTTGTACCCGGTGCCCGAGTCCGTGGCGCGGGCTCGGCGTTGGTTCAGAAAGTTCACAGATCCGCATGAGCTGGCCTGCTCGGTGGACGAATGCGTATTGATGATCTCCGAGCTGGTGACCAACGCTGTTCTCTACGGAGAGGCGGAGGACTCCTGGCGGGTGCGCGTGGAGTGGTGGCGTGTCGGTGAAGCACTGCGGGTAGATGTGCACAATCCCGGGTTTCCCGCGAAGGTCCGCATGCGCGAGGCTGCCGCCGATGAAGCGCATGGCAGGGGCCTGCATCTTGTCGATGCGTTGGCTGACTGCTGGAGTGCCGGGCCCAGTCGCTATGGCGGGACGATGGTCTCGTTCTCTGTTGACGGAGCTTGGAAGTCCTGA
- the pucL gene encoding factor-independent urate hydroxylase, which yields MTAHSRPARAADSRPARPVMLGQNQYGKAENRVVKITRDGDTHHIKDLNVSVSLSGDLEEVHLSGSNAHCLPTDTTKNTVYAFAKEHGIESAEQFGIHLARHFVTSQEPIHRARIRIEEYAWERIAGSDANSRFIGADEVRHSFVRKGQETRLTEITYDGEQWQVISGLKDLVVMNSTNSEFWGYIKDKYTTLKEAYDRILATEVSGRWRFNWTDDEQRMPNWERSYEQVRKHMLEAFAETYSLSLQQTLYQMGSRVINHRSEIDEIRFSLPNKHHFLVDLEPFGLKNDNEVYYAADRPYGLIEATVLRDGVEPKIPVDLTNL from the coding sequence ATGACTGCCCATTCCCGCCCGGCCCGCGCTGCCGATTCCCGCCCGGCCCGCCCTGTGATGCTCGGCCAGAACCAGTACGGCAAAGCAGAAAACCGCGTCGTCAAGATCACCCGGGACGGCGACACCCACCACATCAAGGACCTGAACGTCTCCGTGTCGCTCTCCGGCGACCTGGAAGAGGTCCACCTCTCCGGCTCCAACGCCCACTGCCTGCCGACGGACACGACCAAGAACACCGTGTACGCCTTCGCCAAGGAGCACGGGATCGAGTCCGCCGAGCAGTTCGGCATCCACCTGGCCCGGCACTTCGTCACCAGCCAGGAGCCGATCCACCGGGCCCGCATCCGGATCGAGGAGTACGCCTGGGAGCGGATCGCCGGCTCCGACGCCAACTCCCGCTTCATCGGCGCCGACGAGGTCCGGCACTCCTTCGTCCGCAAGGGCCAGGAGACCCGGCTGACCGAGATCACCTACGACGGTGAGCAGTGGCAGGTCATCTCCGGGCTCAAGGACCTGGTGGTGATGAACTCCACCAACTCGGAGTTCTGGGGCTACATCAAGGACAAGTACACGACCCTCAAGGAGGCCTACGACCGCATCCTCGCCACCGAGGTGTCCGGCCGCTGGCGGTTCAACTGGACCGACGACGAGCAGCGGATGCCGAACTGGGAGCGTTCGTACGAGCAGGTCAGGAAGCACATGCTGGAGGCCTTCGCGGAGACCTACAGCCTCTCGCTCCAGCAGACCCTGTACCAAATGGGGTCGCGCGTCATCAATCACCGTTCCGAGATCGACGAGATCCGCTTCTCGCTCCCGAACAAGCACCACTTCCTGGTGGATCTGGAGCCGTTCGGGCTCAAGAACGACAATGAGGTCTACTACGCGGCGGACCGCCCGTACGGCCTGATCGAAGCCACTGTTCTGCGCGACGGTGTCGAGCCCAAGATCCCGGTGGATCTGACGAACCTCTGA
- a CDS encoding helix-turn-helix domain-containing protein, with the protein MTDPADHPFVQAVKPLIDAMGGQMVAPDLAEGDDVVLTWEGQDRVAVRLPHLSDSLDHILAELQRRHGVPLAELDRKTKQSVVRILESRGAFSVRHGVETVASALGVSRFTVYNYLNRENAAKGAD; encoded by the coding sequence ATGACCGATCCCGCCGACCACCCCTTCGTCCAGGCGGTCAAGCCGCTGATCGACGCGATGGGTGGCCAGATGGTCGCGCCGGACCTGGCCGAGGGTGACGACGTCGTCCTGACCTGGGAGGGGCAGGACCGGGTGGCCGTACGGCTCCCGCATCTGTCGGACTCGCTCGACCACATCCTCGCCGAGCTCCAGCGTCGGCACGGGGTGCCGCTGGCGGAGCTGGACCGCAAGACCAAGCAGTCCGTCGTGCGCATTCTGGAGTCCCGCGGTGCCTTCTCGGTCCGGCACGGCGTGGAGACGGTCGCCAGCGCGCTCGGGGTGAGTCGCTTCACCGTGTACAACTACCTGAACAGGGAGAATGCCGCGAAGGGCGCCGACTGA
- a CDS encoding 8-oxoguanine deaminase: MAAPASPDSAATQRLVIENCAIATVDAHDTEYATGHVVVADQVIESLGAGKAPEGLANVVRRIDGTGHLVTPGLINTHHHFYQWLTRGLATDHNLFNWLVALYPTWARIDAPMLAAATQGSLGMMVRGGVTTASDHHYVFPRGSGDLVGAELAAAAEIGARITLARGSMDRSEKDGGLPPDFAVETTEGALLATEEAIDTHHDASFGSMVQIAAAPCSPFSVSTELMRQGAELARRKGVRMHTHGSETVEEEKFCHELFGMGPTDYFESTGWLGDDVWMAHCVHMNDSDIAAFARTGTGVAHCPSSNARLAAGIARVPDLLAAGVPVGLGVDGTASNESGELHTELRNALLINRLGAHKEAALNARKALRLGTYGGAQVLGRTAEIGSLEAGKLADLVLWKLDGLGHSSIADPVTALVFGAAAPVTLSLVGGRPVVEDNHLSNVDEDAIARTARAEAQRLARIAAEG; encoded by the coding sequence ATGGCTGCACCGGCATCCCCTGACAGCGCGGCGACGCAGCGCCTCGTCATCGAGAACTGCGCCATCGCGACCGTCGACGCCCACGACACCGAGTACGCCACCGGCCATGTGGTCGTCGCGGACCAGGTCATCGAGTCGCTGGGCGCGGGCAAGGCCCCCGAGGGGCTGGCGAACGTGGTCCGCCGGATCGACGGCACCGGACATCTGGTCACCCCTGGCCTGATCAACACCCATCACCACTTCTACCAGTGGCTCACCCGGGGCCTGGCCACCGACCACAACCTGTTCAACTGGCTGGTCGCGCTCTACCCCACCTGGGCCCGGATCGACGCCCCGATGCTCGCCGCGGCCACCCAGGGCTCGCTCGGCATGATGGTCAGGGGCGGTGTCACCACCGCCTCCGACCACCACTATGTCTTCCCCCGGGGCTCCGGCGACCTCGTCGGCGCGGAGCTCGCCGCCGCCGCGGAGATCGGCGCCCGGATCACCCTGGCCCGCGGCTCCATGGACCGCAGCGAGAAGGACGGCGGGCTGCCCCCGGACTTCGCCGTCGAGACCACCGAGGGTGCCCTGCTGGCGACCGAGGAGGCCATCGACACCCACCACGACGCCTCCTTCGGCTCGATGGTGCAGATCGCCGCCGCGCCCTGCTCGCCGTTCTCCGTCTCCACCGAACTCATGCGGCAGGGCGCCGAGCTGGCCCGCCGTAAGGGCGTACGGATGCACACCCACGGCTCGGAGACCGTGGAGGAGGAGAAGTTCTGCCACGAGCTGTTCGGTATGGGCCCGACCGACTACTTCGAGTCGACCGGCTGGCTCGGTGACGACGTGTGGATGGCGCACTGCGTCCACATGAACGACTCCGACATCGCCGCCTTCGCCCGCACCGGCACCGGCGTCGCGCACTGTCCGTCCTCCAACGCCCGCCTCGCGGCCGGTATCGCCCGCGTCCCGGACCTGCTCGCGGCCGGTGTCCCGGTCGGCCTCGGCGTCGACGGCACCGCCTCCAACGAGTCCGGCGAACTCCACACCGAGCTGCGCAACGCGCTGCTGATCAACCGCCTCGGCGCCCACAAGGAGGCCGCCCTCAACGCCCGCAAGGCGCTGCGGCTCGGCACCTACGGCGGTGCGCAGGTCCTCGGCCGGACCGCCGAGATCGGCTCACTGGAAGCCGGCAAGCTCGCCGACCTGGTGCTCTGGAAGCTGGACGGCCTCGGCCACTCCTCCATCGCCGACCCGGTCACCGCGCTGGTCTTCGGCGCCGCAGCGCCGGTCACCCTCTCCCTCGTCGGCGGCCGGCCGGTCGTCGAGGACAACCACCTCAGCAACGTCGACGAGGACGCCATCGCCCGCACCGCGCGGGCGGAGGCCCAGCGTCTGGCCCGGATCGCCGCCGAGGGCTGA
- a CDS encoding nucleobase:cation symporter-2 family protein: MTGQQSEGDRKHPVDETLPPFKMFTSGLQHVAAMYAGVVAPPMIVGPACGLSATETAFLMGASLFTAGIATLLQTLGFWKVGAKLPFVNGVSFAGVTPMVAIGKAQSPGDALPVIFGAVIVAGVLGFLVAPYFSKLVRFFPPVVTGTVITLIGVSLLPVAFNWSQGGNDRAPDYGSLTNIGMAALTFVIVLVLRRVLRGFLQQIAILLGLIAGTLIAIPVGITHFSALSQASLVGFPTPFHFGAPQFDIAAIVSMCIVMLVCMTESTADMLALGRIVGRPADERTIEGGLRADTLGTALSPLFNGFANSAFAQNIGLVAMTKVRSRFVVATGGLILIVLGLCPVAASVISLVPLPVLGGAGIVLFGSVAASGIQTLASAAMEKGDNALIVAAAVGIGLIPIAAPDFYHHLPKDLLVVLDSGISTGCLVAIALNLAFNHFGRKTADGDAGDATTADGPVAVGHGDPAPAAAPAH; the protein is encoded by the coding sequence ATGACCGGGCAGCAGTCGGAGGGGGACCGGAAACATCCGGTCGATGAGACCCTCCCGCCCTTCAAGATGTTCACCAGCGGCCTCCAGCATGTGGCCGCGATGTACGCGGGTGTGGTGGCCCCACCGATGATCGTGGGCCCGGCCTGCGGGCTGAGCGCCACCGAGACCGCCTTCCTGATGGGCGCCAGCCTCTTCACCGCGGGGATCGCCACCCTCCTCCAGACCCTGGGCTTCTGGAAGGTCGGCGCCAAGCTCCCGTTCGTCAACGGTGTCTCGTTCGCCGGTGTCACACCGATGGTCGCCATCGGCAAGGCCCAGAGCCCCGGCGACGCCCTCCCGGTCATCTTCGGCGCGGTGATCGTCGCCGGTGTACTGGGGTTCCTCGTCGCGCCCTACTTCTCCAAGCTCGTGCGGTTCTTCCCGCCGGTGGTCACCGGCACCGTCATCACCCTGATCGGCGTCTCGCTGCTGCCGGTGGCCTTCAACTGGTCCCAGGGCGGCAACGACCGGGCCCCGGACTACGGTTCGCTGACGAATATCGGGATGGCCGCGCTGACCTTCGTGATCGTGCTGGTGCTGCGCCGGGTGCTGCGCGGCTTCCTCCAGCAGATCGCGATCCTGCTCGGGCTGATCGCCGGCACCCTGATCGCGATACCCGTCGGCATCACCCACTTCTCCGCGCTCTCCCAGGCGTCACTGGTCGGCTTCCCGACGCCGTTCCACTTCGGTGCTCCGCAGTTCGACATCGCCGCGATCGTCAGTATGTGCATCGTGATGCTGGTCTGTATGACCGAGTCGACCGCCGACATGCTCGCCCTGGGCAGGATCGTCGGCCGCCCGGCGGACGAGCGCACCATCGAGGGCGGACTGCGGGCCGACACCCTCGGCACCGCCCTCAGCCCGCTGTTCAACGGCTTCGCCAACAGCGCCTTCGCCCAGAACATCGGCCTGGTCGCGATGACCAAGGTGCGCAGCCGCTTCGTCGTGGCGACCGGCGGTCTGATCCTGATCGTGCTCGGCCTGTGCCCGGTGGCCGCCTCGGTCATCTCGCTGGTTCCGCTGCCGGTCCTCGGTGGCGCCGGCATCGTGCTCTTCGGCTCGGTGGCCGCCAGCGGCATCCAGACGCTGGCCTCCGCCGCGATGGAGAAGGGGGACAACGCCCTGATCGTCGCGGCGGCCGTCGGCATCGGCCTGATCCCGATCGCCGCCCCGGACTTCTACCACCACCTCCCCAAGGACCTGCTGGTCGTCCTGGACTCCGGCATCAGCACCGGCTGTCTGGTCGCCATCGCCCTCAACCTCGCCTTCAACCACTTCGGCCGGAAGACGGCGGACGGGGATGCCGGGGACGCGACCACGGCGGACGGTCCGGTGGCGGTGGGGCATGGCGACCCGGCGCCCGCGGCGGCGCCCGCCCACTGA
- a CDS encoding class I SAM-dependent methyltransferase, which translates to MPFLCALVMAVAFVLYAHATRRGKFTVWEGLLDELELRGDERLLDLGCGRGAVLLAGARRLPEGRAVGVDLWRGVDQSGNARSVTSRNAEAEGVHDRVELHTGDLRDLPFGDGEFDVVLSSLAIHNIKDAGGRRRALAEAVRVLRPGGRLVIVDIGRSVVLYRDVLGELPVSGLGVRSLGWRMWWGGPWMRSRVVTASGRVA; encoded by the coding sequence GTGCCGTTTCTGTGCGCGCTGGTGATGGCCGTCGCCTTCGTGCTGTACGCGCATGCCACGCGGCGCGGAAAGTTCACGGTGTGGGAGGGGCTGCTGGACGAGTTGGAGCTGCGGGGCGATGAGCGGCTGCTGGATCTCGGGTGCGGGCGTGGGGCCGTGTTGCTGGCCGGCGCACGGCGGCTTCCGGAGGGCCGGGCCGTGGGCGTGGACTTGTGGCGTGGGGTTGACCAGTCGGGCAACGCCCGGAGCGTCACCTCGCGCAATGCGGAGGCTGAGGGGGTCCACGACCGGGTGGAGCTGCACACCGGTGACCTGCGGGACCTGCCCTTCGGTGACGGCGAGTTCGATGTCGTGCTCTCCAGCCTGGCCATCCACAACATCAAGGATGCGGGAGGGCGGCGCCGGGCCCTCGCCGAGGCGGTACGCGTACTGCGCCCCGGGGGACGGCTGGTGATCGTGGACATCGGGCGCTCCGTGGTCCTTTACCGGGACGTCCTGGGAGAGCTGCCGGTCAGTGGGCTCGGTGTCCGCTCGCTGGGCTGGCGCATGTGGTGGGGTGGCCCGTGGATGCGGAGCCGCGTGGTCACGGCGTCCGGGAGGGTCGCCTGA
- a CDS encoding catalase: MTARFLTTEAGAPVADNQNSATAGVGGPIVLQDQHLLEKLARFNRERIPERVVHARGSGAYGYFEVTDDVTGFTHAGFLDTVGKRTETFIRFSTVADSLGGPDAARDPRGFALKFYTEEGNYDLVGNNTPVFFIKDPIKFPDFIHSQKRDPFTGKQEPDNVWDFWAHSPEATHQITWLMGDRGIPASYRHMNGYGSHTYQWTNAEGEAFFVKYHFKTNQGIRCLDAEQGAELSGTDPNSHQTDLLQSIERGVYPSWTLYVQIMPAAEAADYRFNPFDLTKVWPHSDYPLQRVGRLVLDRNPDNVFAEVEQSAFSPNNFVPGIGPSPDKMLQGRLFAYADAHRYRLGVNHTQLPVNAPKATEAANYGRDGLMATNGYDRYAKNYEPNSYSGPVQTGRPLSAPLAVAGHVGTHEAPAHTKDDDFFQAGELYRLMSEDEKKRLVDNIAGGLSQVSRDDVIEKNLAHFHAADPDYGKRVEARVNELRED; encoded by the coding sequence CTGACGGCGCGCTTTCTCACTACGGAGGCTGGCGCCCCCGTCGCCGACAACCAGAACTCCGCCACCGCCGGCGTCGGCGGCCCGATCGTCCTCCAGGACCAGCATCTGCTGGAGAAGCTCGCCCGCTTCAACCGCGAGCGCATCCCGGAGCGTGTGGTGCACGCCCGTGGCTCCGGGGCGTACGGCTACTTCGAGGTGACCGACGACGTCACCGGCTTCACCCACGCCGGCTTCCTCGACACCGTCGGCAAGCGGACCGAGACGTTCATCCGCTTCTCGACCGTCGCCGACAGCCTCGGCGGCCCGGACGCGGCCCGTGACCCGCGCGGCTTCGCCCTGAAGTTCTACACCGAGGAGGGCAACTACGACCTCGTCGGCAACAACACCCCGGTATTCTTCATCAAGGACCCGATCAAGTTCCCCGACTTCATCCACTCCCAGAAGCGCGACCCCTTCACGGGCAAGCAGGAGCCGGACAACGTCTGGGACTTCTGGGCGCACTCCCCCGAGGCGACCCACCAGATCACCTGGCTCATGGGCGACCGCGGCATCCCGGCCTCCTACCGCCACATGAACGGCTACGGCTCGCACACCTACCAGTGGACGAACGCCGAGGGTGAGGCCTTCTTCGTCAAGTACCACTTCAAGACCAACCAGGGCATCCGCTGCCTGGACGCCGAACAGGGCGCCGAGCTGTCCGGCACCGACCCCAACAGCCACCAGACCGATCTGCTCCAGTCCATCGAGCGCGGCGTGTACCCCTCCTGGACGCTGTATGTGCAGATCATGCCGGCGGCCGAGGCGGCCGACTACCGCTTCAACCCGTTCGACCTGACCAAGGTGTGGCCGCACAGCGACTACCCGCTTCAGCGCGTGGGCCGCCTGGTCCTGGACCGCAACCCCGACAACGTCTTCGCCGAGGTCGAGCAGTCCGCGTTCTCCCCGAACAACTTCGTGCCGGGCATCGGCCCGTCCCCGGACAAGATGCTCCAGGGCCGACTGTTCGCCTACGCCGACGCCCACCGCTACCGCCTGGGCGTCAACCACACCCAGCTGCCGGTGAACGCCCCCAAGGCGACCGAGGCCGCCAACTACGGCCGGGACGGCCTCATGGCGACCAACGGCTACGACCGGTACGCCAAGAACTACGAGCCCAACTCCTACAGCGGGCCGGTGCAGACCGGCCGGCCGCTCTCCGCCCCGCTCGCCGTCGCCGGCCACGTCGGCACCCACGAGGCGCCCGCGCACACCAAGGACGACGACTTCTTCCAGGCCGGTGAGCTCTACCGGCTGATGTCGGAGGACGAGAAGAAGCGCCTGGTGGACAACATCGCCGGCGGTCTCTCCCAGGTCAGCCGCGACGATGTGATCGAGAAGAACCTCGCCCACTTCCACGCCGCCGACCCGGACTACGGCAAGCGCGTCGAGGCCAGGGTCAACGAGCTGCGCGAGGACTGA
- a CDS encoding GNAT family N-acetyltransferase, whose amino-acid sequence MLIHAPSLAELPTLRSIELASGTAFRGLGMAAIADAEPPSLAQLTAFQRAGRALVAYEEPGEAAAPHSTGQPLGFLLWEPVDGCTHIEQVSVHPQHAHRRIGRALIDRAERAGGPAPLTLTTFAEVPWNAPYYARLGFRTLTDTELTPGLRAIRAHEAALGLDHWPRVCMRREAGGAGSGT is encoded by the coding sequence CTGCTCATCCATGCCCCCTCCCTCGCCGAGCTGCCCACCCTGCGCAGCATCGAGCTCGCGTCCGGTACGGCATTCCGCGGGCTCGGCATGGCGGCGATCGCGGACGCCGAACCACCGTCCCTCGCACAGCTGACGGCGTTCCAGCGCGCGGGCCGGGCACTGGTGGCGTACGAGGAACCAGGCGAGGCGGCGGCCCCCCACTCCACCGGACAGCCACTCGGCTTTCTGCTCTGGGAGCCGGTCGACGGCTGCACCCACATCGAGCAGGTCTCGGTCCACCCGCAGCACGCCCACCGCCGCATCGGCCGGGCGCTGATCGACCGGGCGGAACGCGCGGGCGGCCCGGCCCCGCTCACCCTGACCACCTTCGCCGAGGTTCCCTGGAACGCGCCGTACTACGCCCGGCTCGGATTCCGGACCCTCACCGATACCGAACTCACCCCGGGCCTGCGGGCAATCCGCGCCCACGAGGCGGCACTGGGACTCGACCACTGGCCGAGGGTGTGCATGAGGCGAGAGGCCGGCGGGGCGGGCAGCGGAACGTGA
- the uraD gene encoding 2-oxo-4-hydroxy-4-carboxy-5-ureidoimidazoline decarboxylase — MPPAGLTRFNAADDATARTTLHEVCASRAWGERILARRPYATTDALFAANDAAMADLTAADLAEAMAGHPPIGRPKPGDPTSHREQSGMAGASDALKAELLELNLAYQEKFGHVFLICASGRTGEQMRDAVRHRIGNTPEREREIVRAELGKINRIRLTRIAEHAEGDAA, encoded by the coding sequence GTGCCCCCGGCGGGGCTCACCCGATTCAACGCCGCGGATGACGCCACGGCGCGTACCACGCTGCACGAGGTGTGCGCGAGCCGGGCATGGGGCGAGCGGATACTCGCCCGGCGCCCCTACGCCACCACCGACGCCCTGTTCGCCGCGAACGACGCCGCCATGGCTGATCTGACCGCGGCGGATCTGGCCGAGGCGATGGCCGGGCACCCGCCCATCGGCCGGCCGAAGCCCGGCGACCCGACCTCACACCGCGAGCAGAGCGGTATGGCGGGCGCCTCCGACGCGCTCAAGGCGGAGCTGCTCGAACTCAACCTGGCCTACCAGGAGAAGTTCGGGCATGTCTTCCTGATCTGCGCCTCCGGCCGCACCGGAGAGCAGATGCGGGACGCGGTCCGGCACCGGATCGGCAACACGCCGGAACGGGAACGAGAGATCGTTCGTGCCGAACTCGGCAAGATCAACCGCATTCGTCTGACCCGTATCGCGGAGCACGCAGAAGGAGACGCAGCATGA
- a CDS encoding TIM barrel protein, with amino-acid sequence MGFPDTRFNVNLSILFTELPLLERPAAARAAGFTAVELWWPWVDAPVPERAELDALRDALNDAGTRLVGLNFYAGQLPGPDRGALSVPGEESARFRANVPVAVEFARSLGCTTFNALYGNRVEGVDAAEQDRLALENLTYAARAVAEVNGTLLIEALNAPESPNCPIVSAPKAIEVVDAVNAATGLDNARFLMDLYHLSMNGEDLDEVIDRYTARTAHVQIADNPGRGAPGTGDLDLAGLLDRLLKAGYDGWVGLEYKPGDGPSAEAFGWLPADRRAAHS; translated from the coding sequence ATGGGTTTCCCGGACACGCGCTTCAACGTCAATCTGTCGATCCTGTTCACCGAGCTTCCGCTGCTGGAGCGGCCGGCGGCCGCGCGGGCGGCAGGCTTCACCGCCGTGGAGCTGTGGTGGCCGTGGGTGGACGCCCCGGTACCGGAGCGGGCGGAGCTGGACGCACTGCGCGACGCGCTCAACGACGCGGGGACCCGGCTCGTGGGGCTGAACTTCTACGCCGGACAGCTGCCGGGCCCGGACCGCGGCGCGCTGTCCGTTCCCGGTGAGGAGTCGGCGAGGTTCCGGGCGAATGTGCCGGTGGCGGTGGAGTTCGCCCGCTCGCTGGGCTGCACCACGTTCAACGCCCTGTACGGCAACCGCGTCGAGGGTGTGGACGCGGCCGAGCAGGACCGGCTGGCGCTGGAGAACCTCACGTACGCCGCGCGGGCCGTGGCGGAGGTGAACGGGACACTGCTGATCGAGGCGCTCAACGCGCCCGAGTCGCCGAACTGCCCGATCGTCTCGGCGCCGAAGGCGATCGAGGTCGTGGACGCGGTGAACGCGGCGACGGGCCTGGACAACGCCCGTTTCCTGATGGACCTCTACCACCTGTCGATGAACGGTGAGGACCTGGACGAGGTCATCGACCGCTACACCGCCCGGACCGCGCATGTGCAGATCGCCGACAACCCCGGCCGCGGCGCGCCCGGCACCGGTGACCTCGACCTCGCCGGCCTGCTCGACCGCCTCCTCAAGGCCGGTTACGACGGCTGGGTCGGCCTGGAGTACAAGCCCGGCGACGGCCCGAGCGCCGAGGCCTTCGGCTGGCTCCCGGCCGACCGGCGCGCGGCGCACTCCTGA
- a CDS encoding hydroxyisourate hydrolase, giving the protein MSSETAAPTSVSTHILDTSVGRPAEGVALTLSVRSGSDGAWTAHGASTTDADGRCKDLPDLPAGTTHVRLDFAVEEYFVSNQHRASDQHRASDQHRASDQQAEEQQDAPRVRDSGAFFPEVAITFAVQPGEHYHVPLLLNPFGYSVYRGS; this is encoded by the coding sequence ATGAGCAGCGAGACGGCCGCACCGACGTCGGTGTCCACCCACATCCTGGACACCAGCGTGGGCCGCCCCGCGGAGGGCGTCGCCCTCACACTCTCGGTGCGCTCCGGCAGCGACGGCGCCTGGACCGCCCACGGCGCGTCCACCACCGACGCGGACGGACGCTGCAAGGACCTGCCGGACCTGCCGGCCGGCACCACCCATGTACGCCTCGACTTCGCCGTCGAGGAGTACTTCGTTTCGAACCAGCACCGCGCTTCAGACCAGCACCGCGCTTCAGACCAGCACCGCGCTTCAGACCAGCAAGCCGAGGAACAGCAGGACGCCCCCCGCGTAAGGGACAGCGGCGCGTTCTTCCCGGAGGTGGCAATCACCTTTGCCGTCCAGCCGGGCGAGCACTATCACGTACCGCTGCTGCTCAACCCGTTCGGCTACTCCGTATACCGAGGGAGCTAG
- a CDS encoding 2-hydroxy-3-oxopropionate reductase has protein sequence MSNLPKVAWIGLGIMGSPMAENLIKAGYPVTGYTLEADKLERLAKNGGSVAGSIAEAVADADVIITMVPASPQVEAIAYGPDGILAHARRGALLIDMSSITPQTSIDLAHAAADKGIRVLDAPVSGGEAGAIEAVLSIMAGGDQTDFDAARPLLEALGNTIVRCGPHGSGQTVKAANQLIVAVNIQACAEAVVFLEKSGVDLSAALDVLGGGLAGSTVLARKKDNFTTRDFRPGFRIDLHHKDMGIVTDAARTVGAALPVGSVVAQLIASLRAQGDGGLDHSALLRGVERLSGHTTGN, from the coding sequence ATGAGCAATCTTCCCAAGGTCGCGTGGATCGGTCTGGGCATCATGGGCTCGCCCATGGCCGAGAACCTGATCAAGGCCGGTTACCCGGTGACCGGCTACACCCTGGAGGCCGACAAGCTGGAGCGGCTGGCCAAGAACGGCGGAAGCGTGGCCGGCTCGATCGCCGAGGCGGTCGCCGACGCCGACGTCATCATCACCATGGTCCCCGCCTCCCCCCAGGTCGAGGCCATCGCCTACGGACCCGACGGCATCCTGGCCCACGCCCGGCGCGGGGCCCTGCTGATCGACATGTCCTCGATCACCCCGCAGACCTCCATCGACCTCGCCCACGCCGCCGCCGACAAGGGCATCCGGGTCCTGGACGCCCCCGTCTCCGGCGGCGAAGCCGGCGCCATCGAAGCGGTCCTGTCCATCATGGCCGGCGGCGACCAGACCGACTTCGACGCCGCCCGCCCCCTCCTGGAAGCCCTCGGCAACACCATCGTGCGCTGCGGCCCGCACGGCTCCGGACAGACCGTCAAGGCCGCCAACCAGCTCATCGTCGCCGTCAACATCCAGGCCTGCGCCGAAGCCGTCGTCTTCCTGGAGAAGTCCGGCGTCGACCTGAGCGCCGCCCTCGACGTCCTGGGCGGCGGACTGGCCGGCTCCACCGTCCTGGCCCGCAAGAAGGACAACTTCACCACCCGCGACTTCCGCCCCGGCTTCCGCATCGACCTCCACCACAAGGACATGGGCATCGTCACCGACGCCGCCCGCACGGTCGGCGCCGCCCTCCCCGTCGGCAGCGTCGTCGCCCAACTCATCGCCTCCCTCCGCGCCCAGGGCGACGGCGGCCTCGACCACTCCGCCCTCCTGCGCGGCGTCGAACGCCTCTCCGGACACACCACCGGCAACTGA
- a CDS encoding MmcQ/YjbR family DNA-binding protein, with product MIDANALRAACLDFNGAVEEFPFPRHPDVSTFKVGGKIFALTTLTDAPLTVSLKCDPELAERLRATHPEVVPGYHLNKRHWNTVSLTGALPDQLILDMIEDSYDLVVASLPRAQRLLLDWPGERRP from the coding sequence ATGATCGACGCGAATGCTCTGCGGGCCGCCTGCCTGGACTTCAATGGCGCGGTCGAGGAGTTCCCCTTCCCCCGGCACCCGGACGTGTCCACCTTCAAGGTCGGCGGAAAGATCTTCGCACTCACGACCCTCACGGATGCGCCGCTCACCGTGAGCCTCAAATGCGACCCCGAACTGGCAGAACGACTGCGCGCCACACACCCCGAGGTGGTCCCCGGCTACCACCTCAACAAGCGCCACTGGAACACCGTTTCGCTGACCGGCGCCCTCCCCGACCAACTCATCCTCGACATGATCGAGGACTCCTACGACCTCGTGGTCGCTTCGCTTCCCCGCGCTCAGCGCTTGCTGCTCGACTGGCCGGGCGAGCGGCGGCCCTGA